One part of the Melospiza melodia melodia isolate bMelMel2 chromosome 3, bMelMel2.pri, whole genome shotgun sequence genome encodes these proteins:
- the LOC134415642 gene encoding plasminogen-like isoform X1: MGISKAAFLLLFFLSSVQGSVLDRYVRTEGAWLLNPMKQVYRANSDEECAEKCENEEKFACRAFLFTSKDQQCLTLSENTKTAMIFRRANAVLYEKRIYLLECKEGNGVDYRGTEAKTQKGVKCQKWADNTPHKPNYTPEKYPKAGLEENYCRNPDKDVKGPWCYTTDPDTRFDYCNIPECEVECMHCSGENYHGVVATTTSGLECQRWDSQEPHSHGYLPENFPEKDLKNNYCRNPDGEPRPWCFTTSPTKRWEYCDIPRCTTPPPPPVPGHQCLSGRGEDYRGTISVTESGNTCQHWSSQSPHRHARTPENYPCQGLDENYCRNPDGEQRPWCYTTNTTARWEYCNIPSCDSAKPEAPAVDVPEQAEVTEECYQGNGVTYRGTASFTRSGKKCQAWSSMSPHRHNKTAKNYPNAGLSQNYCRNPDADSHPWCYTTDPSVRWEYCDLKKCDDQGLQTVPKPPQTAEETNPECIIENGVDYRGTVAKTARGRTCQEWSSQRPHSHDYFTPTTHPRAGLEKNYCRNPDGDVNGPWCYTTDPRKAWEYCDIPKCPPPQYECGKSKFRPKLCAQRIVAGCISHPHSWPWQISLRTSYGLHFCGGTLIDPQWVLTAAHCLEKSSRPAAYKVYLGLHREMATEPSVQIRDVEKLFKEPRRADIALLKLSRPAVINNHVIPVCLPKENSVLGGREECYVTGWGDTRGTPGEGYLKETGFPVIENKICNRPEFLNGRVKKHELCAGNIHGGTDTCQGDSGGPLVCLDQDKFVQHGVTSWGLGCAQPMKPGVYVRVSNYIPWIKSVMESN, encoded by the exons ATGGGGATTAGCAAAGCTGCCTTTCTCCTCCTGTTCTTTCTCAGCTCAG TGCAAGGAAGCGTTCTAGACCGCTATGTGAGAACAGAGGGAGCTTGGTTGCTCAATCCAATGAAGCAAGTTTATAGAGCAAATAGTGATGAAGAATGTGCAGAGAAATGTGAAAATGAAGAAAAGTTTGCTTGCAG GGCCTTCTTATTTACCAGTAAAGACCAGCAGTGTTTAACATTGAGTGAGAACACCAAAACAGCAATGATATTCAGAAGAGCAAATGCAGTTCTTTATGAAAAAAGAA TATATCTTCTAGAATGCAAGGAGGGAAATGGAGTGGATTACAGAGGAACAGAAGCCAAAACTCAGAAAGGTGTGAAGTGCCAGAAGTGGGCTGATAATACCCCACATAAACCAAA TTACACGCCTGAAAAATATCCCAAAGCAGGACTGGAGGAAAACTACTGCAGAAATCCTGACAAGGATGTAAAGGGACCCTGGTGTTACACAACAGATCCTGATACCAGATTTGACTACTGTAACATCCCTGAATGTGAAG TAGAGTGCATGCACTGCAGTGGAGAAAACTACCATGGTGTGGTTGCAACAACAACATCTGGGCTTGAGTGCCAGCGCTGGGACTCCCAGGAACCTCACTCCCATGGATACCTCCCAGAAAA TTTTCCAGAGAAGGATCTGAAGAATAATTATTGTCGTAATCCTGATGGAGAACCTCGGCCCTGGTGTTTCACTACCAGTCCAACTAAACGCTGGGAATATTGTGACATTCCTCGTTGCA CAACACCCCCACCACCTCCTGTCCCAGGACACCAGTGTCTCTCAGGGAGAGGAGAAGACTATCGAGGCACAATATCTGTTACTGAATCAGGAAATACCTGCCAGCACTGGAGCTCTCAGTCTCCCCACAGACACGCTCGCACTCCTGAAAACTATCCCTGCCA GGGCCTAGATGAAAACTACTGCAGAAATCCTGATGGTGAGCAGAGGCCATGGTGTTACACCACCAACACAACTGCCCGGTGGGAATATTGCAATATCCCCTCCTGTGACAGTGCCAAGCCAGAGGCCCCTG CTGTGGATGTGCCTGAGCAGGCTGAAGTTACTGAGGAGTGCTATCAGGGCAATGGGGTCACTTACCGTGGCACAGCTTCTTTCACTCGCTCGGGGAAGAAGTGCCAGGCCTGGAGCTCGATGTCGCCGCACCGGCACAACAAAACGGCCAAGAACTACCCCAACGC GGGCCTGAGCCAAAATTACTGCAGAAACCCAGATGCCGACAGCCATCCATGGTGCTACACCACCGACCCCAGCGTGAGGTGGGAGTACTGTGACCTGAAGAAGTGTGACGACCAGGGGCTACAGACTGTACCTAAGCCTCCTCAGACAGCAGAGGAAACAAACCCTG AGTGCATTATTGAAAATGGTGTAGACTACCGTGGCACAGTGGCAAAAACTGCAAGGGGCAGGACTTGTCAGGAGTGGAGCTCTCAGAGACCTCATAGCCACGACTATTTCACTCCCACAACTCATCCAAGAGCAGGcctggaaaaaaat TATTGCAGGAATCCTGATGGGGATGTGAATGGACCTTGGTGCTACACAACAGACCCGAGAAAAGCCTGGGAGTACTGTGACATTCCCAAGTGCC CTCCTCCTCAGTATGAATGTGGGAAATCCAAGTTCAGACCAAAACTGTGTGCTCAAAGGATTGTTGCAGGGTGTATTTCACACCCACACTCCTGGCCCTGGCAGATCAGCCTCCGTACCAG TTATGGCTTGCATTTCTGTGGGGGAACTCTGATAGATCCTCAATGGGTTCTTACTGCTGCCCACTGCTTAGAAAA GTCCTCACGACCAGCTGCATATAAAGTGTACCTTGGATTACACAGAGAAATGGCAACTGAGCCGTCAGTACAAATCCGTGATGTAGAGAAGTTGTTCAAGGAGCCGCGCAGAGCAGATATTGCTCTGCTCAAACTGAGCAG ACCAGCAGTCATTAACAATCATGTAATCCCAGTTTGTTTACCAAAAGAAAACTCTGTGTTAGGAGGAAGAGAGGAGTGCTATGTGACGGGCTGGGGAGACACAAGAG GTACTCCTGGTGAGGGCTACTTAAAGGAAACTGGCTTTCCTGTAATTGAGAATAAAATATGCAACCGCCCTGAATTCTTGAACGGTAGAGTTAAAAAGCATGAGCTCTGTGCTGGGAATATTCATGGAGGCACAGATACCTGCCAG GGGGACAGTGGAGGACCTCTAGTGTGTCTGGACCAAGATAAATTTGTCCAACATGGAGTCACCTCTTGGGGCcttggctgtgcccagcccatgAAACCTGGTGTTTATGTTCGAGTCTCCAACTACATTCCTTGGATTAAAAGTGTGATGGAAAGCAACTGA
- the LOC134415642 gene encoding plasminogen-like isoform X2, whose amino-acid sequence MGISKAAFLLLFFLSSVQGSVLDRYVRTEGAWLLNPMKQVYRANSDEECAEKCENEEKFACRAFLFTSKDQQCLTLSENTKTAMIFRRANAVLYEKRIYLLECKEGNGVDYRGTEAKTQKGVKCQKWADNTPHKPNYTPEKYPKAGLEENYCRNPDKDVKGPWCYTTDPDTRFDYCNIPECEECMHCSGENYHGVVATTTSGLECQRWDSQEPHSHGYLPENFPEKDLKNNYCRNPDGEPRPWCFTTSPTKRWEYCDIPRCTTPPPPPVPGHQCLSGRGEDYRGTISVTESGNTCQHWSSQSPHRHARTPENYPCQGLDENYCRNPDGEQRPWCYTTNTTARWEYCNIPSCDSAKPEAPAVDVPEQAEVTEECYQGNGVTYRGTASFTRSGKKCQAWSSMSPHRHNKTAKNYPNAGLSQNYCRNPDADSHPWCYTTDPSVRWEYCDLKKCDDQGLQTVPKPPQTAEETNPECIIENGVDYRGTVAKTARGRTCQEWSSQRPHSHDYFTPTTHPRAGLEKNYCRNPDGDVNGPWCYTTDPRKAWEYCDIPKCPPPQYECGKSKFRPKLCAQRIVAGCISHPHSWPWQISLRTSYGLHFCGGTLIDPQWVLTAAHCLEKSSRPAAYKVYLGLHREMATEPSVQIRDVEKLFKEPRRADIALLKLSRPAVINNHVIPVCLPKENSVLGGREECYVTGWGDTRGTPGEGYLKETGFPVIENKICNRPEFLNGRVKKHELCAGNIHGGTDTCQGDSGGPLVCLDQDKFVQHGVTSWGLGCAQPMKPGVYVRVSNYIPWIKSVMESN is encoded by the exons ATGGGGATTAGCAAAGCTGCCTTTCTCCTCCTGTTCTTTCTCAGCTCAG TGCAAGGAAGCGTTCTAGACCGCTATGTGAGAACAGAGGGAGCTTGGTTGCTCAATCCAATGAAGCAAGTTTATAGAGCAAATAGTGATGAAGAATGTGCAGAGAAATGTGAAAATGAAGAAAAGTTTGCTTGCAG GGCCTTCTTATTTACCAGTAAAGACCAGCAGTGTTTAACATTGAGTGAGAACACCAAAACAGCAATGATATTCAGAAGAGCAAATGCAGTTCTTTATGAAAAAAGAA TATATCTTCTAGAATGCAAGGAGGGAAATGGAGTGGATTACAGAGGAACAGAAGCCAAAACTCAGAAAGGTGTGAAGTGCCAGAAGTGGGCTGATAATACCCCACATAAACCAAA TTACACGCCTGAAAAATATCCCAAAGCAGGACTGGAGGAAAACTACTGCAGAAATCCTGACAAGGATGTAAAGGGACCCTGGTGTTACACAACAGATCCTGATACCAGATTTGACTACTGTAACATCCCTGAATGTGAAG AGTGCATGCACTGCAGTGGAGAAAACTACCATGGTGTGGTTGCAACAACAACATCTGGGCTTGAGTGCCAGCGCTGGGACTCCCAGGAACCTCACTCCCATGGATACCTCCCAGAAAA TTTTCCAGAGAAGGATCTGAAGAATAATTATTGTCGTAATCCTGATGGAGAACCTCGGCCCTGGTGTTTCACTACCAGTCCAACTAAACGCTGGGAATATTGTGACATTCCTCGTTGCA CAACACCCCCACCACCTCCTGTCCCAGGACACCAGTGTCTCTCAGGGAGAGGAGAAGACTATCGAGGCACAATATCTGTTACTGAATCAGGAAATACCTGCCAGCACTGGAGCTCTCAGTCTCCCCACAGACACGCTCGCACTCCTGAAAACTATCCCTGCCA GGGCCTAGATGAAAACTACTGCAGAAATCCTGATGGTGAGCAGAGGCCATGGTGTTACACCACCAACACAACTGCCCGGTGGGAATATTGCAATATCCCCTCCTGTGACAGTGCCAAGCCAGAGGCCCCTG CTGTGGATGTGCCTGAGCAGGCTGAAGTTACTGAGGAGTGCTATCAGGGCAATGGGGTCACTTACCGTGGCACAGCTTCTTTCACTCGCTCGGGGAAGAAGTGCCAGGCCTGGAGCTCGATGTCGCCGCACCGGCACAACAAAACGGCCAAGAACTACCCCAACGC GGGCCTGAGCCAAAATTACTGCAGAAACCCAGATGCCGACAGCCATCCATGGTGCTACACCACCGACCCCAGCGTGAGGTGGGAGTACTGTGACCTGAAGAAGTGTGACGACCAGGGGCTACAGACTGTACCTAAGCCTCCTCAGACAGCAGAGGAAACAAACCCTG AGTGCATTATTGAAAATGGTGTAGACTACCGTGGCACAGTGGCAAAAACTGCAAGGGGCAGGACTTGTCAGGAGTGGAGCTCTCAGAGACCTCATAGCCACGACTATTTCACTCCCACAACTCATCCAAGAGCAGGcctggaaaaaaat TATTGCAGGAATCCTGATGGGGATGTGAATGGACCTTGGTGCTACACAACAGACCCGAGAAAAGCCTGGGAGTACTGTGACATTCCCAAGTGCC CTCCTCCTCAGTATGAATGTGGGAAATCCAAGTTCAGACCAAAACTGTGTGCTCAAAGGATTGTTGCAGGGTGTATTTCACACCCACACTCCTGGCCCTGGCAGATCAGCCTCCGTACCAG TTATGGCTTGCATTTCTGTGGGGGAACTCTGATAGATCCTCAATGGGTTCTTACTGCTGCCCACTGCTTAGAAAA GTCCTCACGACCAGCTGCATATAAAGTGTACCTTGGATTACACAGAGAAATGGCAACTGAGCCGTCAGTACAAATCCGTGATGTAGAGAAGTTGTTCAAGGAGCCGCGCAGAGCAGATATTGCTCTGCTCAAACTGAGCAG ACCAGCAGTCATTAACAATCATGTAATCCCAGTTTGTTTACCAAAAGAAAACTCTGTGTTAGGAGGAAGAGAGGAGTGCTATGTGACGGGCTGGGGAGACACAAGAG GTACTCCTGGTGAGGGCTACTTAAAGGAAACTGGCTTTCCTGTAATTGAGAATAAAATATGCAACCGCCCTGAATTCTTGAACGGTAGAGTTAAAAAGCATGAGCTCTGTGCTGGGAATATTCATGGAGGCACAGATACCTGCCAG GGGGACAGTGGAGGACCTCTAGTGTGTCTGGACCAAGATAAATTTGTCCAACATGGAGTCACCTCTTGGGGCcttggctgtgcccagcccatgAAACCTGGTGTTTATGTTCGAGTCTCCAACTACATTCCTTGGATTAAAAGTGTGATGGAAAGCAACTGA